From the Diceros bicornis minor isolate mBicDic1 chromosome 19, mDicBic1.mat.cur, whole genome shotgun sequence genome, one window contains:
- the PLTP gene encoding phospholipid transfer protein isoform X3: MALFEALFLTLLAGAHAELPGCKIRITSKALELVKQEGLRFLEQELETITIPDLRGREGSFYYNISEVKVSELQLTSSELHFQPEQELMLQITDASLGLRFRRQLLYWFFYDAGYINASAEGVSIRTALLLSRDPTGRIKVSNVSCQASVSRMHAAFEGTFKQVYEILSTFITSGMRFLLNQQICPVLYHTGTVLLNSLLDTVPVRSSVDELVGIDYSLLKDPAASTSSLDMDFRGAFFPLAEGNWSMPNRAVEPQLQEEERMVYVAFSEFFFDSAMESYFRAGALRLSLVGDKVPQELDMLLRASYFGNIFLLDARLSAKMALRGKALRTQLDLRRFRIYSNQSALESLALIPLQAPLKTMLQIGVMPMLNERTWRGVQIPLPEGMDFVHEVVTNHAGFLTVGADLHFAKGLREVIEKNRPTETRDPTASSAPPPSTAAV, translated from the exons ATGGCCCTCTTTGAGGCCCTCTTCCTAACGCTGCTGGCGGGCGCTCACGCCGAGCTCCCTGGCTGCAAGATCCGCATCACCTCCAAGGCGCTGGAGCTGG TGAAGCAGGAGGGGCTTCGCTTTCTGGAGCAAGAGCTGGAGACTATCACCATTCCAGACCTTCGGGGCAGAGAAGGCAGCTTCTACTACAACATCTCTGA GGTGAAGGTCTCGGAGCTGCAGCTGACATCCTCCGAGCTCCATTTCCAGCCAGAGCAGGAGCTGATGCTACAAATCACCGACGCCTCCTTGGGGCTGCGCTTCCGGAGACAGCTTCTCTACTGGTTCTT CTATGATGCGGGCTATATCAACGCCTCCGCCGAGGGCGTGTCCATCCGCACCGCTTTGCTGCTCTCCCGCGATCCCACTGGCCGGATCAAAGTGTCCAACGTCTCCTGCCAGGCCTCTGTCTCCAGAATGCACGCAGCCTTCGAGGGAACGTTCAA GCAAGTGTATGAAATCCTTTCCACGTTCATCACCTCAGGGATGCGCTTCCTCCTCAACCAGCAG ATCTGCCCTGTGCTCTACCACACAGGGACGGTGCTGCTCAACTCCCTTCTGGACACTGTGCCTG TGCGCAGTTCTGTGGACGAGCTCGTCGGCATTGACTACTCTCTCCTGAAGGATCCTGCAGCCTCCACCAGCAGCCTGGACATGGACTTCCGG GGGGCCTTCTTTCCCCTGGCCGAGGGGAACTGGAGCATGCCCAACCGGGCGGTGGAGCCCCAGCTGCAGGAGGAGGAGCGCATGGTGTACGTGGCCTTCTCTGAGTTCTTCTTCGACTCCGCCATGGAGAGCTACTTCCGGGCGGGGGCCCTGCGGCTGTCACTGGTGGGGGACAAG GTGCCCCAAGAGCTGGACATGCTACTGAGAGCCTCCTACTTTGGGAACATCTTCCTACTG GATGCCCGTCTCAGCGCCAAGATGGCACTCCGGGGGAAGGCGCTGCGCACGCAGCTGGACCTGCGCAG GTTCCGCATCTACTCCAACCAGTCTGCGCTGGAGTCGCTGGCA ctGATCCCGCTACAGGCCCCTCTGAAGACCATGCTGCAGATTGGGGTGATGCCCATGCTCAACG AGCGGACCTGGCGGGGGGTGCAGATCCCACTGCCCGAGGGCATGGACTTTGTGCATGAAGTGGTGACAAACCATGCG GGCTTCCTCACTGTTGGGGCCGACCTCCACTTTGCCAAAGGGCTGCGAGAGGTGATTGAGAAGAACAGGCCTACTGAAACCAGGGACCCCACGGCATCCAGTGCCCCACCACCCTCCACAGCAGCGGTCTGA
- the PLTP gene encoding phospholipid transfer protein isoform X1, with protein sequence MALFEALFLTLLAGAHAELPGCKIRITSKALELVKQEGLRFLEQELETITIPDLRGREGSFYYNISEVKVSELQLTSSELHFQPEQELMLQITDASLGLRFRRQLLYWFFYDAGYINASAEGVSIRTALLLSRDPTGRIKVSNVSCQASVSRMHAAFEGTFKQVYEILSTFITSGMRFLLNQQICPVLYHTGTVLLNSLLDTVPVRSSVDELVGIDYSLLKDPAASTSSLDMDFRGAFFPLAEGNWSMPNRAVEPQLQEEERMVYVAFSEFFFDSAMESYFRAGALRLSLVGDKVPQELDMLLRASYFGNIFLLSPAVIDSPLKLELQVVAPPRCTIKPSGTTISVTASVTITLVPPNLPEVQLSSMTMDARLSAKMALRGKALRTQLDLRRFRIYSNQSALESLALIPLQAPLKTMLQIGVMPMLNERTWRGVQIPLPEGMDFVHEVVTNHAGFLTVGADLHFAKGLREVIEKNRPTETRDPTASSAPPPSTAAV encoded by the exons ATGGCCCTCTTTGAGGCCCTCTTCCTAACGCTGCTGGCGGGCGCTCACGCCGAGCTCCCTGGCTGCAAGATCCGCATCACCTCCAAGGCGCTGGAGCTGG TGAAGCAGGAGGGGCTTCGCTTTCTGGAGCAAGAGCTGGAGACTATCACCATTCCAGACCTTCGGGGCAGAGAAGGCAGCTTCTACTACAACATCTCTGA GGTGAAGGTCTCGGAGCTGCAGCTGACATCCTCCGAGCTCCATTTCCAGCCAGAGCAGGAGCTGATGCTACAAATCACCGACGCCTCCTTGGGGCTGCGCTTCCGGAGACAGCTTCTCTACTGGTTCTT CTATGATGCGGGCTATATCAACGCCTCCGCCGAGGGCGTGTCCATCCGCACCGCTTTGCTGCTCTCCCGCGATCCCACTGGCCGGATCAAAGTGTCCAACGTCTCCTGCCAGGCCTCTGTCTCCAGAATGCACGCAGCCTTCGAGGGAACGTTCAA GCAAGTGTATGAAATCCTTTCCACGTTCATCACCTCAGGGATGCGCTTCCTCCTCAACCAGCAG ATCTGCCCTGTGCTCTACCACACAGGGACGGTGCTGCTCAACTCCCTTCTGGACACTGTGCCTG TGCGCAGTTCTGTGGACGAGCTCGTCGGCATTGACTACTCTCTCCTGAAGGATCCTGCAGCCTCCACCAGCAGCCTGGACATGGACTTCCGG GGGGCCTTCTTTCCCCTGGCCGAGGGGAACTGGAGCATGCCCAACCGGGCGGTGGAGCCCCAGCTGCAGGAGGAGGAGCGCATGGTGTACGTGGCCTTCTCTGAGTTCTTCTTCGACTCCGCCATGGAGAGCTACTTCCGGGCGGGGGCCCTGCGGCTGTCACTGGTGGGGGACAAG GTGCCCCAAGAGCTGGACATGCTACTGAGAGCCTCCTACTTTGGGAACATCTTCCTACTG AGCCCGGCAGTGATCGACTCCCCACTGAAGCTGGAGCTGCAGGTCGTGGCTCCACCGCGCTGCACCATCAAGCCCTCGGGTACCACCATCTCCGTCACTGCCAGTGTCACCATCACCCTGGTCCCGCCCAACCTGCCCGAGGTCCAGCTGTCCAGCATGACCATG GATGCCCGTCTCAGCGCCAAGATGGCACTCCGGGGGAAGGCGCTGCGCACGCAGCTGGACCTGCGCAG GTTCCGCATCTACTCCAACCAGTCTGCGCTGGAGTCGCTGGCA ctGATCCCGCTACAGGCCCCTCTGAAGACCATGCTGCAGATTGGGGTGATGCCCATGCTCAACG AGCGGACCTGGCGGGGGGTGCAGATCCCACTGCCCGAGGGCATGGACTTTGTGCATGAAGTGGTGACAAACCATGCG GGCTTCCTCACTGTTGGGGCCGACCTCCACTTTGCCAAAGGGCTGCGAGAGGTGATTGAGAAGAACAGGCCTACTGAAACCAGGGACCCCACGGCATCCAGTGCCCCACCACCCTCCACAGCAGCGGTCTGA
- the PCIF1 gene encoding mRNA (2'-O-methyladenosine-N(6)-)-methyltransferase isoform X1, translating to MRCAESRPGTQDGGSGAGEGEAEAAKRAVEQNVWPRPLKSASGRSFVGAEMANENHGSPREEASLLSHSPGTSSQSQPCSPKPIRLVQDLPEELVHAGWEKCWSRRENRPYYFNRFTNQSLWEMPVLGQHDVISDPLGLNATPLPQDSSLVETPPAENKPRKRQLLEEQPSGNGVKKPKIEIPVTPMGPSVPSSPSIPGTPTLKIWGTSPEDKQQAALLRPTEVYWDLDIQTNAVIKHRGPSEVLPPHPEVELLRSQLILKLRQHYRELCQQREGIEPPRESFNRWMLERKVVDKGSDPLLPSNCEPVVSPSMFREIMNDIPIRLSRIKFREEAKRLLFKYAEAARRLIESRSASPDSRKVVKWNVEDTFSWLRKDHSASKEDYMDRLEHLRRQCGPHVSAAAKDSVEGICSKIYHISLEYVKRIREKHLAILKENNIPEEGEAPEVEPRLVYCYPVRLAVSAPPMPSVEMHMENNVVCIRYKGEMVKVSRNYFSKLWLLYRYSCIDDSAFERFLPRVWCLLRRYQMMFGVGLYEGTGLQGSLPVHVFEALHRLFGVSFECFASPLNCYFRQYCSAFPDTDGYFGSRGPCLDFSPLSGSFEANPPFCEELMDAMVSHFEKLLESSPEPLSFIVFIPEWREPPTPALTRMEQSRFKRHQLVLPAFEHEYRSGSQHICKKEEMHYKAVHNTAVLFLQNDPGFAKWGPTPERLQELSTAYRQSGRSHGSGSSSSSSSEAKDRDSGREQGPSREPHPT from the exons ATGCGCTGCGCGGAGTCCCGGCCCGGGACACAAGATGGCGGCAGCGGCGCTGGGGAGGGCGAGGCGGAGGCGGCAAAACGGGCGGTCGAGCAGAACGTGTGGCCGCGTCCCCTCAAGTCCGCTTCGGGCAG GTCCTTTGTGGGTGCTGAGATGGCCAATGAGAATCACGGCAGCCCCCGGGAGGAAGCGTCTCTGCTGAGTCACTCCCCGGGCACCTCCAGTCAGAGCCAGCCCTGCTCTCCAAAGCCCATCCGCCTGGTGCAGGACCTCCCAG AGGAGCTGGTGCATGCGGGctgggagaagtgctggagcaggaGGGAAAACCGCCCCTACTACTTCAACCGATTCACCAACCAGTCCCTCTGGGAGATGCCTGTGCTGGGCCAGCATGATGTGATT TCGGACCCTTTGGGGCTGAATGCAACCCCACTGCCCCAAGACTCAAGTTTGGTGGAAACCCCCCCAGCTGAGAACAAGCCCCGAAAGCGGCAGCTCTTGGAAGAGCAGCCAAGCGGCAATGGTGTGAAGAAGCCCAAG ATTGAAATCCCCGTGACACCCATGGGCCCATCGGTGCCCAGCTCCCCCAGCATCCCAGGAACCCCAACGCTGAAGATTTGGGGGACGTCCCCTGAAGATAAACAGCAGGCAGCTCTCCTCCGACCCACTGA GGTCTACTGGGACCTGGACATCCAGACCAATGCTGTCATCAAGCACCGGGGACCTTCAGAGGTGCTGCCCCCACATCCTGAGGTGGAACTGCTCCGCTCCCAGCTCATCCTGAAGCTTCGGCAGCACTACCGGGAGCTGTGCCAGCAGCGAGAGG GTATTGAGCCACCTCGGGAATCTTTCAACCGCTGGATGCTGGAGCGCAAGGTCGTGGACAAAGGCTCTGACCCTCTGTTGCCGAGCAACTGCGAACCAGTCGTGTCGCCTTCCATGTTTCGTGAAATCATGAATGACATTCCCATCAG GTTGTCCCGAATCAAGTTCCGGGAGGAAGCCAAGCGCCTGCTTTTTAAATATGCAGAGGCTGCCAGGCGGCTCATCGAATCCAG GAGTGCATCCCCCGACAGCAGGAAGGTGGTTAAGTGGAATGTGGAGGACACCTTCAGCTGGCTGCGGAAGGACCACTCAGCCTCCAAGGAGGACTACATG GATCGCCTGGAGCATCTGCGGAGGCAGTGTGGCCCCCACGTCTCAGCCGCGGCCAAAGACTCTGTGGAAGGCATCTGCAGTAAGATCTACCACATCTCCCTGGAGTACGTCAAACGGATCCGAGAGAAGCACCTTGCCATCCTCAAGGAGAACAACATCCCAG AGGAGGGGGAGGCCCCCGAGGTGGAGCCCCGCCTGGTGTACTGCTACCCAGTACGGCTGGCCGTGTCTGCACCCCCCATGCCCAGCGTGGAGATGCATATGGAGAATAACGTGGTCTGCATCCGGTATAAGGGAGAGATGGTCAAGGTCAGCCGGAACTACTTCAGCAAGCTG TGGCTCCTTTACCGCTACAGCTGCATCGATGACTCTGCCTTTGAGAGGTTCCTGCCCCGGGTCTGGTGTCTTCTCCGACGGTACCAG ATGATGTTTGGCGTGGGCCTCTACGAGGGGACAGGCCTGCAGGGATCGCTGCCCGTGCACGTCTTCGAGGCCCTCCACCGTCTCTTTGGTGTCAGTTTTGAGTGCTTCGCCTCACCCCTCAACTGCTACTTCCGCCAGTACTGCTCTGCCTTCCCCGACACAGATGGCTACTTTGGCTCCCGCGG TCCCTGCCTGGACTTCTCCCCACTGAGTGGTTCCTTTGAGGCCAACCCTCCGTTCTGCGAGGAGCTCATGGATGCCATGGTCTCTCACTTCGAG AAACTGCTCGAGAGCTCACCAGAGCCCCTGTCCTTCATCGTGTTCATCCCTGAGTGGCGGGAACCCCCAACACCGGCGCTCACCCGCATGGAGCAGAGCCGCTTCAAACGCCACCAGCTGGTCCTGCCTGCCTTCGAGCATGAGTACCGCAGTGGCTCCCAGCACATCTGCAAGAA GGAGGAAATGCACTACAAGGCCGTCCACAACACGGCGGTGCTCTTCCTACAGAATGACCCTGGCTTTGCCAAGTGGGGGCCGACGCCTGAGCGGCTACAGGAGCTGAGCACCGCCTACCGGCAGTCAGGCCGCAGCCATGGCTCTGGCTCCTCTTCATCGTCCTCCTCAGAGGCCAAAGACCGGGACTCAGGCCGTGAGCAGGGCCCCAGCCGCGAGCCTCACCCTACTTAA
- the PCIF1 gene encoding mRNA (2'-O-methyladenosine-N(6)-)-methyltransferase isoform X2, which translates to MANENHGSPREEASLLSHSPGTSSQSQPCSPKPIRLVQDLPEELVHAGWEKCWSRRENRPYYFNRFTNQSLWEMPVLGQHDVISDPLGLNATPLPQDSSLVETPPAENKPRKRQLLEEQPSGNGVKKPKIEIPVTPMGPSVPSSPSIPGTPTLKIWGTSPEDKQQAALLRPTEVYWDLDIQTNAVIKHRGPSEVLPPHPEVELLRSQLILKLRQHYRELCQQREGIEPPRESFNRWMLERKVVDKGSDPLLPSNCEPVVSPSMFREIMNDIPIRLSRIKFREEAKRLLFKYAEAARRLIESRSASPDSRKVVKWNVEDTFSWLRKDHSASKEDYMDRLEHLRRQCGPHVSAAAKDSVEGICSKIYHISLEYVKRIREKHLAILKENNIPEEGEAPEVEPRLVYCYPVRLAVSAPPMPSVEMHMENNVVCIRYKGEMVKVSRNYFSKLWLLYRYSCIDDSAFERFLPRVWCLLRRYQMMFGVGLYEGTGLQGSLPVHVFEALHRLFGVSFECFASPLNCYFRQYCSAFPDTDGYFGSRGPCLDFSPLSGSFEANPPFCEELMDAMVSHFEKLLESSPEPLSFIVFIPEWREPPTPALTRMEQSRFKRHQLVLPAFEHEYRSGSQHICKKEEMHYKAVHNTAVLFLQNDPGFAKWGPTPERLQELSTAYRQSGRSHGSGSSSSSSSEAKDRDSGREQGPSREPHPT; encoded by the exons ATGGCCAATGAGAATCACGGCAGCCCCCGGGAGGAAGCGTCTCTGCTGAGTCACTCCCCGGGCACCTCCAGTCAGAGCCAGCCCTGCTCTCCAAAGCCCATCCGCCTGGTGCAGGACCTCCCAG AGGAGCTGGTGCATGCGGGctgggagaagtgctggagcaggaGGGAAAACCGCCCCTACTACTTCAACCGATTCACCAACCAGTCCCTCTGGGAGATGCCTGTGCTGGGCCAGCATGATGTGATT TCGGACCCTTTGGGGCTGAATGCAACCCCACTGCCCCAAGACTCAAGTTTGGTGGAAACCCCCCCAGCTGAGAACAAGCCCCGAAAGCGGCAGCTCTTGGAAGAGCAGCCAAGCGGCAATGGTGTGAAGAAGCCCAAG ATTGAAATCCCCGTGACACCCATGGGCCCATCGGTGCCCAGCTCCCCCAGCATCCCAGGAACCCCAACGCTGAAGATTTGGGGGACGTCCCCTGAAGATAAACAGCAGGCAGCTCTCCTCCGACCCACTGA GGTCTACTGGGACCTGGACATCCAGACCAATGCTGTCATCAAGCACCGGGGACCTTCAGAGGTGCTGCCCCCACATCCTGAGGTGGAACTGCTCCGCTCCCAGCTCATCCTGAAGCTTCGGCAGCACTACCGGGAGCTGTGCCAGCAGCGAGAGG GTATTGAGCCACCTCGGGAATCTTTCAACCGCTGGATGCTGGAGCGCAAGGTCGTGGACAAAGGCTCTGACCCTCTGTTGCCGAGCAACTGCGAACCAGTCGTGTCGCCTTCCATGTTTCGTGAAATCATGAATGACATTCCCATCAG GTTGTCCCGAATCAAGTTCCGGGAGGAAGCCAAGCGCCTGCTTTTTAAATATGCAGAGGCTGCCAGGCGGCTCATCGAATCCAG GAGTGCATCCCCCGACAGCAGGAAGGTGGTTAAGTGGAATGTGGAGGACACCTTCAGCTGGCTGCGGAAGGACCACTCAGCCTCCAAGGAGGACTACATG GATCGCCTGGAGCATCTGCGGAGGCAGTGTGGCCCCCACGTCTCAGCCGCGGCCAAAGACTCTGTGGAAGGCATCTGCAGTAAGATCTACCACATCTCCCTGGAGTACGTCAAACGGATCCGAGAGAAGCACCTTGCCATCCTCAAGGAGAACAACATCCCAG AGGAGGGGGAGGCCCCCGAGGTGGAGCCCCGCCTGGTGTACTGCTACCCAGTACGGCTGGCCGTGTCTGCACCCCCCATGCCCAGCGTGGAGATGCATATGGAGAATAACGTGGTCTGCATCCGGTATAAGGGAGAGATGGTCAAGGTCAGCCGGAACTACTTCAGCAAGCTG TGGCTCCTTTACCGCTACAGCTGCATCGATGACTCTGCCTTTGAGAGGTTCCTGCCCCGGGTCTGGTGTCTTCTCCGACGGTACCAG ATGATGTTTGGCGTGGGCCTCTACGAGGGGACAGGCCTGCAGGGATCGCTGCCCGTGCACGTCTTCGAGGCCCTCCACCGTCTCTTTGGTGTCAGTTTTGAGTGCTTCGCCTCACCCCTCAACTGCTACTTCCGCCAGTACTGCTCTGCCTTCCCCGACACAGATGGCTACTTTGGCTCCCGCGG TCCCTGCCTGGACTTCTCCCCACTGAGTGGTTCCTTTGAGGCCAACCCTCCGTTCTGCGAGGAGCTCATGGATGCCATGGTCTCTCACTTCGAG AAACTGCTCGAGAGCTCACCAGAGCCCCTGTCCTTCATCGTGTTCATCCCTGAGTGGCGGGAACCCCCAACACCGGCGCTCACCCGCATGGAGCAGAGCCGCTTCAAACGCCACCAGCTGGTCCTGCCTGCCTTCGAGCATGAGTACCGCAGTGGCTCCCAGCACATCTGCAAGAA GGAGGAAATGCACTACAAGGCCGTCCACAACACGGCGGTGCTCTTCCTACAGAATGACCCTGGCTTTGCCAAGTGGGGGCCGACGCCTGAGCGGCTACAGGAGCTGAGCACCGCCTACCGGCAGTCAGGCCGCAGCCATGGCTCTGGCTCCTCTTCATCGTCCTCCTCAGAGGCCAAAGACCGGGACTCAGGCCGTGAGCAGGGCCCCAGCCGCGAGCCTCACCCTACTTAA
- the PLTP gene encoding phospholipid transfer protein isoform X2, with product MALFEALFLTLLAGAHAELPGCKIRITSKALELVKQEGLRFLEQELETITIPDLRGREGSFYYNISEVKVSELQLTSSELHFQPEQELMLQITDASLGLRFRRQLLYWFLQVYEILSTFITSGMRFLLNQQICPVLYHTGTVLLNSLLDTVPVRSSVDELVGIDYSLLKDPAASTSSLDMDFRGAFFPLAEGNWSMPNRAVEPQLQEEERMVYVAFSEFFFDSAMESYFRAGALRLSLVGDKVPQELDMLLRASYFGNIFLLSPAVIDSPLKLELQVVAPPRCTIKPSGTTISVTASVTITLVPPNLPEVQLSSMTMDARLSAKMALRGKALRTQLDLRRFRIYSNQSALESLALIPLQAPLKTMLQIGVMPMLNERTWRGVQIPLPEGMDFVHEVVTNHAGFLTVGADLHFAKGLREVIEKNRPTETRDPTASSAPPPSTAAV from the exons ATGGCCCTCTTTGAGGCCCTCTTCCTAACGCTGCTGGCGGGCGCTCACGCCGAGCTCCCTGGCTGCAAGATCCGCATCACCTCCAAGGCGCTGGAGCTGG TGAAGCAGGAGGGGCTTCGCTTTCTGGAGCAAGAGCTGGAGACTATCACCATTCCAGACCTTCGGGGCAGAGAAGGCAGCTTCTACTACAACATCTCTGA GGTGAAGGTCTCGGAGCTGCAGCTGACATCCTCCGAGCTCCATTTCCAGCCAGAGCAGGAGCTGATGCTACAAATCACCGACGCCTCCTTGGGGCTGCGCTTCCGGAGACAGCTTCTCTACTGGTTCTT GCAAGTGTATGAAATCCTTTCCACGTTCATCACCTCAGGGATGCGCTTCCTCCTCAACCAGCAG ATCTGCCCTGTGCTCTACCACACAGGGACGGTGCTGCTCAACTCCCTTCTGGACACTGTGCCTG TGCGCAGTTCTGTGGACGAGCTCGTCGGCATTGACTACTCTCTCCTGAAGGATCCTGCAGCCTCCACCAGCAGCCTGGACATGGACTTCCGG GGGGCCTTCTTTCCCCTGGCCGAGGGGAACTGGAGCATGCCCAACCGGGCGGTGGAGCCCCAGCTGCAGGAGGAGGAGCGCATGGTGTACGTGGCCTTCTCTGAGTTCTTCTTCGACTCCGCCATGGAGAGCTACTTCCGGGCGGGGGCCCTGCGGCTGTCACTGGTGGGGGACAAG GTGCCCCAAGAGCTGGACATGCTACTGAGAGCCTCCTACTTTGGGAACATCTTCCTACTG AGCCCGGCAGTGATCGACTCCCCACTGAAGCTGGAGCTGCAGGTCGTGGCTCCACCGCGCTGCACCATCAAGCCCTCGGGTACCACCATCTCCGTCACTGCCAGTGTCACCATCACCCTGGTCCCGCCCAACCTGCCCGAGGTCCAGCTGTCCAGCATGACCATG GATGCCCGTCTCAGCGCCAAGATGGCACTCCGGGGGAAGGCGCTGCGCACGCAGCTGGACCTGCGCAG GTTCCGCATCTACTCCAACCAGTCTGCGCTGGAGTCGCTGGCA ctGATCCCGCTACAGGCCCCTCTGAAGACCATGCTGCAGATTGGGGTGATGCCCATGCTCAACG AGCGGACCTGGCGGGGGGTGCAGATCCCACTGCCCGAGGGCATGGACTTTGTGCATGAAGTGGTGACAAACCATGCG GGCTTCCTCACTGTTGGGGCCGACCTCCACTTTGCCAAAGGGCTGCGAGAGGTGATTGAGAAGAACAGGCCTACTGAAACCAGGGACCCCACGGCATCCAGTGCCCCACCACCCTCCACAGCAGCGGTCTGA